From the genome of Actinomycetota bacterium:
CGTCGCCGCCGAGTCGCTGGCGGCCCGGATCGGATGGGTGATCGGAGATCCCGCGATCGGCGCGCGCCGTCTATGGCGCATGATCGAGAAGCAGGAGCGTCCGACCTAGCAACTAAACGGTCTTGCGGGCGATCACGAGCGAACGCATCGCGCGTGACGGCAGGAGGCGGCCGAGCAAAGGCGAAGCGGCGCGCGTGGCCCAGAACCCGAGTCCCTTGGCGGAGTGAGGAACCCATCCGAGCGTGTCCTTCCGCGCGATCTCGAAGCCAGCGTCCTCGAAGGGGCGGGATACTCGTCCAGAGTCGGGATACCGCGGAAAGGTCGATCTGTTTCCGCGCCGCGCTCGCCTACCGTAGGGGAACCGGAATGGCGACGCTAAGCCTCGCGGACCGCCCCGCACCCGAACTCGATCGTGCGCAAGGCTTCCGGTCTCGAAGTCTCCGAGCGCGGAAGAAGCGAATCCAGGAAGAGCGGCACGTACGTCGTGCGGAGCGTGCAGTGCTTGCCGGGCCTCGCGGTCCCTCGCCGATAGCGCACGATGTTGCGTTGTAAGCCCTACCCGTACGGCCTCGCGTCGTCACTCGGTACCGGTGCTTGGCCGGCGCTAACCTCGCGTCCCGCCAATGGTTCACCATTTCTCGCGGTCTCGTTCAACGTGCGCACCTTGGCTTTCAGTGTGACCCGCTGGTATCCTGCGAGACCCTCGACCGCAACCGGCCCAAGGAAAACAGATCTCATGGTATAGCGCCCAACAGAGGGTTCAAGATCGTTCAAGATTCCAATCGGTCGACGGGACGCGCCCGCAATCGGGTTCGAAGCGCCGTCTGACGGGCTGTCCGAAAGAGAGTCGGAAGGTGCTCGATAGGAAGCGCACCCCAGCGCCAGTCATCTTCATCTGCGGGAAGGGCCGGAGCGGTAACACCCTCGTCGGCCGCATACTCAACGAGCGTGGCGACGTCGCGTTGCTTCAGGAATTGCACTTCTTCGGGGGGCTCTGGTCGCCTCGTTCAGGAGTCGTGCGGCTTCGTCGAGATGAGGCCACGACCCTCGCGACGGAGCTCTTTCGGCGCGCGCGGAGATTCCTGAAGGATAACGATATCGACACGAAAGCTCTCGAAACCGAAGCATCCATGCTCGTATCAAACCTTCCCGACGACGCGTTGACAGCTCCCGCGCTCTTTCGCGAGGTCCTATCGCACGAGACCTCTTCTCGCGGGAAGGCCATCTGTTGCGAGCAGACCCCGCGCAACGTCTTCTTCGTGGACAAGATCCTCGACCTCTTTCCCGACGCTCGGGTGGTCGTAGTCGTGCGCGATCCCCGCGGCGTCCTCGCGGCTCAGAAGGAAAGGTTGAAGGCGATGGAGCGCTGGCGGCATGCGGTACCCGCCGAGCGACGGCGATGGCGGATAAATTCCCATCCCGTCCTCGTCGCCCAGCAGTGGCGGGTGGCCGTACGGGCGGGCGAACGCCACGCCGGCGACGAACGCGTGTTCGTTCTGCGCTTCGAGGATCTGGTCGAGCGTCCTCGAGCCGTCCTGCCGCGTCTCTGCGACTTCCTCGGATTCGGGTTCGACGAGAGCATGCTCGACGTGACCCACAGTCGCCCGTATGCCGAGCTCCGCGGCCGCCGAGGCCTCGACCCGCACGAGGCTTTTCGGTGGCGCAGGCGTCTCAGCCCGACAGAGGTCTTCCTCTGCGAGCTCGTGGCCCGGCGCGTGATGAAGCGTCTCAGCTATGAGCCGGTAGGTGCTCGTCCAAACCCGGTTGAGCTCGCACGTGCAGCTGCCGTCTTGCCCTTCTATGCCTTCGCCGCGCTGACGCTCAACCGTTCTTACTACTACCAGCTCACCCGTTGGCTTCGCCGCTGAAGCCGGCGAGACGAACTTCCTGACACCTACTCGCGGATAACTGAGGTCCCGCAGGCGGCTCTCGACCCTCGCGCCTCGCGAACTGCGTCTCCGGCTGCTCGGCAGAAGCGGGCGGAACGCGTTTTGGGGTAAGCCGATCCAACCAGGGGTAGCCGCATCGAACACGCGTAGAGGTCGCAGCTCGCCCTAACTAACTAGTGCTGCGGACGAGCGAACACTCCCGACTCGAGACGCAGCCTCGAAGCACGGATCGACCCGACGACCACCCCGAACGCCTTCACCGTAGCGCCGGCAGCGCCCGATTCGTACCCCCTGACGAGGTGACGTGCGGCGAGCGCGATCCCGTCGCCCCACAGCCGCCGTCGGAACAGCCGCCATGCCCCGGGGTCCTCGTTGCGGATCAGTTTCACGGCGAGCGCACCCGCTCCGACCCCGTACGCGTACTCGCGGGCCACGGCTCCCCTGCGGGTTCGCCAAAGCCGGTGCGTAACGACGATCGTCGGGTCGTAAAGGCCCACCC
Proteins encoded in this window:
- a CDS encoding sulfotransferase encodes the protein MLDRKRTPAPVIFICGKGRSGNTLVGRILNERGDVALLQELHFFGGLWSPRSGVVRLRRDEATTLATELFRRARRFLKDNDIDTKALETEASMLVSNLPDDALTAPALFREVLSHETSSRGKAICCEQTPRNVFFVDKILDLFPDARVVVVVRDPRGVLAAQKERLKAMERWRHAVPAERRRWRINSHPVLVAQQWRVAVRAGERHAGDERVFVLRFEDLVERPRAVLPRLCDFLGFGFDESMLDVTHSRPYAELRGRRGLDPHEAFRWRRRLSPTEVFLCELVARRVMKRLSYEPVGARPNPVELARAAAVLPFYAFAALTLNRSYYYQLTRWLRR